AGGTAATACCGGGCTGCAGGGATACGGTGCCAAGAAGCCGAACCGGACCATCCCCGATCGTGGTAAAGCTGAAATCGTTGCGGCCGGGCTGGCACGAGAGTGTCACGCTGCCAGCCTGATCGGGCGACGCCGCCGGCGCTGTAGAGGATTCCTGCGTCTGCGCATCGGGCGGCTGAGGAGCCTGAGCCGGCGCGCTCTGAACCTGGGCGTTCTGCGTCTGCGTGGCTGCGCTTGTGACAAGAGCGGTAGGCACCGTCTGCACCGCCTGGCCGTTGTCTGTAACAGTGAATGACCCGCCGCCCTCTCTGCGCAGGAATTGAACATCAAGCGTCCTGCAGTTCACGCTGAGCGAGGCTGTCTCGCCTGCGCCCTGGGCTTCGATCGCTACGCCGCCCATGCCCAGCAATGCATCGCCCAGCTGCGTAAAGTGGGTGCCGAGCGTAGTCCATCCAGCGCTTTGCCCACGTCCTGACCCCAGAATGCGGTAACCGGCAAACGGATGCCCGGCATACGTGAACCCGACACTGGCATCGCCGAAGCGGGACTGCATCTGCGACCGCAGCTCTCCGGTAAACATATCGGCTGCCGTATGCGAGTCCCCAAACTGCAGCACGCGCACCGTCTGGCTCCCCTGCGGACCGCCCTGGGCGCGGAGCGCCGTGAAGAAGTTCTGCAGCGATCCAGCAAAGTGCAGGGCGCTTCCACCATGCGCCAGCCGGTCCTCGACAGACAGAGCAGTCGCTGCTTCCGGTGAGGCCTGCGCATAGCTCCTTTGCTCTTGCTCCGCAGCCATATCCGGGGCTGGAACAGCCGTCGTATTCCCATCGCCCGTCTCCTGCGGCTGTGGCACTGGACGCGCCTGCGGGACCGGCACATACGATTGATACGCCGGAGCGCTGCTCTTCTTCGACGCTCTGGTTTTCGCATGCGCGCCGGAAGACTTCCCCGCTCCCAGCCTTGCACCCTTCTTCCGGGCAGCCTTCGATCCGGCGGTATGCGAAGAAGCGGTTGTCGATGCCTTCTTTTTATGAGGCGTGGACGTGACCGCGGACGGAACCGCAGAGGACGCGACCGTAGACAACGCGACCGGGGCCGCGTGGACGGCAGCGCCACCGAATATCGCTGCCGCCAGGGACAGCGCTGCAGTAGGAGTGAAAAAGAATCGACTCACGGCTCTCATTCTTCTATTGAGGTCTTTGCGTTGAGTTAGACGAAGCCGCAGAGGAGCCGGCTGCCTCGGGAACGCCGGATGCAGGCGCTGGTACCGCCGTGGGTACCGCTCCGTCAGCCGGAGCTCCGACAGCCGGAGCATGGCCAGCCGGAACATGAACCGCGTCTGGAGCCACATCCGGCACCGCATTTCCGGCCGGTGCGGCCTCCTGCAGTTTCTTCACCGCTGGCGATGGCTTGGGTCGCGGAGCTGCTACGACCGGAGGCCCCTTCAAAGCCGTTGCCCCGGTCACAATGCCATGAGTCCGCTTCCAGCGATCGTAACCTGCATTCAGGTTCTCCATCAGCAGGTTCGCCACCAGCAATGCGCCAGGCGGCGTGGGATGGATCAGGTCTGCCGTCATCAATCGTGGCTGCGCCTCGTACCAGCGCCCGACCGTTCCCTCGCCGCCCATCGCATCGTAGGTATCGAAGAATGCGCACCCATCCTCCGCGGCAACCTTCTTCTGGATCGCTACAATCTGCGGAATCTCGGCCTGCGTGACGATCTCACCTCCCTGGCGGTCGCCACGATCCATCGGGGACATGATGAGGATCGGAACACCCGGCGCAGCCGCGCGGATGTTCGCAATCGCCATGGTCAATTCCTTCTCCAGCGTGGAAACCAGGCCGCTGAACTGGCTCTCGTTGGTCCCATAGTTGATCACCACCAGCTGAGGCCGTGCGGCGCGAAGGCTTTCCGTCAGCAGCTTCGGCTCAAAGGTGCGCGACAGAATCGTCGTCGTCGCGCCGTTCAGCCCCAGCGAGTCGTAGAGCACGCCGCTATGGTTGGTGCGGAAATCCACGCCAAACTGCTTCACCGTTCCACTCGTCACCCTCAGCGATACCTTGGTCGCGCCCTCCGGTAAAACAACCTGCTTCGTTGCGACAGCCTCTTCCGGAGCATCTGTACTAACCGTCTCGAGCGTGGCGTCGCCCGCACCGACCGAGAAGCTGCCTCCGCCCGGATACGTCAGATAGTGAACGATCACCGATGCCTGCGGTGCTCCGGTAAGCGTGTACGTCGTGTGCGCACCGGAAGAACCGGCAAAGACCGCTCCACCCAGCCCATAGCTCCCCTGCTTATATCGGCCGACCCCGGTGGCGTCTTTCTGCGACGACAACCAGCCGCTGTCGGATATCTCCACATGGCGATGGCCGTACCAGGCCCAGGGCTTCGCCGTCAGGTTAAAGCCATACCCCGCATCGCCGAATCGCTCCTGCAACTGCTCCCGCACGTCGCCTGTAATCAGGTCTGCGGTAGTCGGCGAGTCCCCATAGTGCACAACTGTCACGACTTCCTCGGCACCGGTTTCTACTGCGACAGTTTCGGTAGTGCCCTTCTCAACCGTGCTCTTC
The Silvibacterium dinghuense DNA segment above includes these coding regions:
- a CDS encoding GDSL-type esterase/lipase family protein, encoding MSRFFFTPTAALSLAAAIFGGAAVHAAPVALSTVASSAVPSAVTSTPHKKKASTTASSHTAGSKAARKKGARLGAGKSSGAHAKTRASKKSSAPAYQSYVPVPQARPVPQPQETGDGNTTAVPAPDMAAEQEQRSYAQASPEAATALSVEDRLAHGGSALHFAGSLQNFFTALRAQGGPQGSQTVRVLQFGDSHTAADMFTGELRSQMQSRFGDASVGFTYAGHPFAGYRILGSGRGQSAGWTTLGTHFTQLGDALLGMGGVAIEAQGAGETASLSVNCRTLDVQFLRREGGGSFTVTDNGQAVQTVPTALVTSAATQTQNAQVQSAPAQAPQPPDAQTQESSTAPAASPDQAGSVTLSCQPGRNDFSFTTIGDGPVRLLGTVSLQPGITWEAIGINGAEAPLILRWNRSLFDTYLASRPPQLIVLAYGTNEAAGSWTREDYQASFATLIDHLHTVSPDASILVLGPGDRAIARSSYVIGRRGRRIQRRAYVPYTGTERIIDAQREVCRTHHCAFWDWSARQGGFGSMQRWVAAGYAQPDHTHLTGTGYRVLADALFADVMSSYDGFVKRGTIQDY
- a CDS encoding GDSL-type esterase/lipase family protein — protein: MANSDPTSQSGHGFPWKAAGTIAVAVGILAGAHWYGDHSKGWNPSTFLQAWEYHMPQRPKPLVPPQAEARQSTGRAPGQPEAISAVMVDDYLVLDPFFAALWQLEQKKSAAEKSTVEKGTTETVAVETGAEEVVTVVHYGDSPTTADLITGDVREQLQERFGDAGYGFNLTAKPWAWYGHRHVEISDSGWLSSQKDATGVGRYKQGSYGLGGAVFAGSSGAHTTYTLTGAPQASVIVHYLTYPGGGSFSVGAGDATLETVSTDAPEEAVATKQVVLPEGATKVSLRVTSGTVKQFGVDFRTNHSGVLYDSLGLNGATTTILSRTFEPKLLTESLRAARPQLVVINYGTNESQFSGLVSTLEKELTMAIANIRAAAPGVPILIMSPMDRGDRQGGEIVTQAEIPQIVAIQKKVAAEDGCAFFDTYDAMGGEGTVGRWYEAQPRLMTADLIHPTPPGALLVANLLMENLNAGYDRWKRTHGIVTGATALKGPPVVAAPRPKPSPAVKKLQEAAPAGNAVPDVAPDAVHVPAGHAPAVGAPADGAVPTAVPAPASGVPEAAGSSAASSNSTQRPQ